DNA sequence from the Vicia villosa cultivar HV-30 ecotype Madison, WI linkage group LG3, Vvil1.0, whole genome shotgun sequence genome:
gaactgagtaaaaataattttccttaagctttctgccaagcagttcgcggcgccaacacatggacgcggcgcgaactggcgatttcacagattctCAATCGCAAAATGACGACATACGAACttgaatcccaaattcctcaaccttgataaaatcgattcaagttgatcaaacaccacaaaacagccacacaacatatatcatacacacatataacatatattatgcatcatcaaacatcatacgacaccaaattcatggagattcatcaaaacagataattatcaacaaacatccccaaaatcccaactctatcatacgactcaattgacatgaaataatatatctatatcagtcctattatccataacccaataatagatgttaatcggaagagtccccccttaccttagccaagaatctggacttttccccttcttcttcatcaaacccgtaagcccttttccctcaaattcagcaagaatctcccatcttcaaactcgcttatatccctcatcgagaacctccctgacacaaattaatatatcaaattgaaggaaatttcgtgtagaatttgaatctttgagaattacctgatttggagttacgagccgagagttatgacccattttgtgaaggctgcaccatgaatacgaaaatggcttttgtatatgagttcttcttctctccctcttaggtctttctcctctctttctcaattttctcttattttcttgttttatcaaaacataacataatttagtaatgggcttcttcgcactaacacccccacattactaactccaccaatggcccaacactacattttattatttcttccccacataattccaataaaatgctaattcaaattaattaatttaaaacttaattaaattaattaaataataaattttgggatgttacatgtACAAACCAATCATTTTAGTCATCATGGAAACCAAATGTGACCCTCATAGGGCTGCAAAATCTCTAAAGAAGTTAGGGTTTGATGATTATGTGATCAACAGTAACAATGGTTTTGCTGGAGGCATTATTGTGGCTTGGAAAACTGATAATGTGCACTTTCAGTTGGAAATGTCCGAGGAACAATTCATTCATTTGATGTCAGTTGTCATAATGGACATAAGTGGTTGTTTACAGCCATCTATGCTAGTCCAAATGATGTCAAAAGAAGGAATATGTGGGATCTTCTTAAAACTATAGCTAGTAATATTAATCTTCCGTGGCTACTAGCAGAAGATTTTAATGATATAGCCTATGCAAGtgaaaaaaaaggtggtgctcAAGCGTCTAGCAGGAAGTGTAAACTTTTCAGGGATAAGATAGAGGATTGCAGCCTAATGGATCTGGGAGCTTGTGGACCAGCATATACATGGCGTGGACCTATTTTCCATGGAGGGCAAATAATATATGAGAGACTGGATAGGGCGCTCAGCAATGAAAGTTGGAGACTGGATTTTCATGAAGCCACAGTCAAAGTTTTACCACGAGTGGAATTCTCTGACCATCATCCACTCATGATTTCTCTTACTAGTAACAAGAATGCGAGGGCTCCTAGCCGGTTTCGTTTTGAGAGTGCTTGGATGGTGGAGGAGAAATACAAAGAACGATTACTGGGGATTTGGAAGAAAAACGAAGGCTTGAAGATGAATCTTAAGTTGGTGGAAGACGATGCGAAATACTGGAAGTGCAAAACCTTAAACCACATGCAAAAGACAAAGAAAGAAATCATGGCTAGATTGAATGGTGTACAAAAAAGGCTTTATGGGCAATCCAATCAAAGAGCTTTGCAGAGGCTAGAGAATAAGCTTCAATATGACTTGGCTAGGATCCTCAAACAAGAGGAGCTCATGTGGTTTCAACGCTCTCGTTCTAAATGGCTTGCAGATGGTGACAAGAACATCAAGTATTATCATCTCAAGACAattacaagaagaagaagaaataagacAGTGATGCTTAAAACTAGTAATGGAGATTGGACATAAGATGTTGATCAAATTAGAGACATGGTGAATAATTACTACAAAATTCTTTTTACGGAGAATGATAACTTAGATTGTTGGAAACATACGGATATTACCTTCCCTACAGTGGATGTGCAAGACATGAATAAGCTGGGTATTCAGATTAGAcaggagaagataaagaaagccATGTTTGACATGAAGCCGTGGAAAGCTCTTGGCCCAGATGGTTTCCCGACTGGTTTTTACCAACAATCGTGGGATGTTGTGGGAGAAagtgtcagtaacttcatcaagCATATTTGGAACAATCCGGAAGAAGTTGGTTCTATAAATCAAACTGATATATGTCTTATTCCTAAGGTAGACCATCCAACAACAGTCATGCAATTTAGACCAATCTCCTTGTGCAACTCGGTTTATAAGGTTATCACCAAAATTATTGTGCAGAGATTAAAGCATCACATGAACACTTGGGTGTCTCCTTACCAATCAGGTTTTGTACCTGGGAGATCTATTCATGAAAATGTTATGATTGCCAAAGAAGCCATGCATACTATGGAGAGAGCGCGCGGAAACAAGGTTACTTTGCTATTAAAGTGGATTTATCCAAAGCCTATGATAAATTGAGTTGGCAATTCATTGCACGTGTTCTACATGAAATTAAGATTCCTAGTACGTTGATGAAGCTGATCATGTATGGAATTACCAGTGTGGAGACAAATATTAATTGGAATGGATCGCGTAGTGACTACTTTCGACCCGAAAAAGGTATCCTCTATCCCCCTATTTATTTGTGCTCTGCATGGATAAATTAACTCATCTGATTGAGAAGGAAGTTTTAAACAAGAAATGGAAAGGCATAAAGTTAGGTAAACAAGGGATAATTATATCTCACCTTATGTTTGCTGACGACTTATTGCTTTTTGGTGAAGCCAATGATATTCAGCTGAATTGTGTTATGGAAACACTAAAAACCTTCTGAGAAATGTCCGGACAAGAAGTGAGCCATGAGAAGACAAGTATACTCTTCTCTAAAAATGTTCCTAAAAGCATGAAAACTAAACTGACTCAGAGTTCGAAGTATACAGTAGTTGGAAAGTTTGAAAAATATCTTGGAGTGCCTCTAAGTGGAAAGAGTCTTGGAAAGAAGGACTTTCAATATGTGGTGGatcaaatagcttcaaaattGAGCTCCTGGAAACAGAATACACTTTCACTGGCAGGGAGAATAACTCTTGCAAAGAGTGTGATTGAAGGAATTCCTCTATATCCAATGATGACTAATAAGATTCCTAAAGCTTGTATAGAGGAAATTCATGGCATGCAACGAAAATTCATCTGGGGAGATTCAAATGAAAAGCGTAGAATTCATGCAATTGGATGGGAGACGCTTACTAAACCAAAGGAATTGGGAGGAGTTGGGTTGCGGAATTTGGAGTTAGTCAATACTGTTTGCCTCATGAAACTAAGATGGAAGTTGCATAACAGATCTAATGACCTTTGGTGCAATGTCCTTCGTGCGAAATACATGCAAAGGGAGAATGGGGAAATTAATAAAGCTAAGGCGTACGATTCTTCTCTTTGGAAGGATATTACCAGAGTGATGCCGATTCTGGATCAGATAGGTTTTTGGTGTGTAGGGGATGGAAAAACAATCAATGCATGGGAGGATAATTGGTTGGGAAACTCCTATAATTTAGCTCAGTGGGACGTGACAATTCCAAACACTCTTCGTGGAGCTAAAGTGTGCGATTTAGTTAACAACAATGGAGAGTGGAACTTTGATATCTTAGAGGATTGGCTGCCCATGCAATGGATAAACAAACTGCACTCTTGCATGCCGCCGCGGGAAGGAAATTTCACTGACCttttttgttttgcaggtacCAGCAATGAGGAGTTCTCATTCAAAGATGTCTTCAATACAGTGTCAGGTTTTGCTGATCTTGTTGCGGATGATATTTGGACTGCCATATGGAAGCTTCATGTCCCCGAGCGGTGTCGAAATTTCTTGTGGCTCCTCCGTCATGATAAACTGCTCACAAATTATAGTAGAAGCAGAAAAGGTATAGGTAGTGCAGCCTGCAACCTTTGTGGAAATGCTTGCGAGACAACCTTGCATGCGCTACGTGATTGTACTAAGTGTCAGCCAATTTGGAAGAGTATAGTCCCTAGCCACATCCTGGTAGATTTTTTTAACATAGACTTACAATCTTGGTTCCATCTAAATATGCGTGATCAGCAGGGTATCAATAAGGATTGGGGAAGTCTTTGGGGCATTATTTGCCATGCATTGTGGAGCTGGAGAAATAAAGAAGAACACATAGAGGGCTATGAAAGACCTACATAACCTGTTGTGCATTTATTGAAGAGGAAGCAAGATTATTTTGAAGCTTGCTCAAAGTTTAGGCAAGTAGCTGGGATTGGCACGGGAGAAAGACACCTAGGATGGCAGCCTCCTATACCGACTATGGTTAAAATAAATACCGATAGAGGAAGGAAGAGTGATGGAATTGCAGGCTGTGGAGGCCTCATTAGAGATCATAAAGGGGGGTGGATTTGCGGTTTTTCAAAATACTTAGGTATTTGCAGTGTTCTTTTAGCAGAATTTTGGGGAGTTTATGAAGGACTCAAAATAGCTCAAGACTTAGGTCTGAAGAGGGTAGAGGTTACTATTGATTCTCAAATAGTTATTAATGCTATCAACCAGAGTAATATCACCAAGGCGGAGTGTAGGGCGGTGCTTCGCGATATTTGTCATTTGATTCATGAGTTTGAAACTGTTATCATTGTTCATAGTTTCAGGGAAACTAACAGATGCGCGAATGCTCTTGCAAATATTGGATGTGCAGATTCTCAATATTGCACCTATGAAAAACCTCCCTACATTTTGATTCAAATGTTGGAGGATGATTGTTTAGGTTTATACACTCTAAGAGGTAATGTTTtgtagtttttctttcttttgggcTTAGGCCTTCTcttgtaccaaaaaaaaaaagaaaaagaaagtggACAGTGAATTATTTTGGTTAATAGTTAGTgggtaaataaattttattattattaatttaatttaatattattaatattagaattataatttagtatgattattaattttaatttaatattatgattattattaatttagttgaattattaattaattaatatgtgAATTAATTTTGAAGAGAGTTTTGGAGGGAAAATTTAGGGGAAAAGTTATAGAATTACaatttagaattattattattattattattattattattattattaatttagttgaattattaattaattaatatgtgAATTAATTTTAAAGAGTGTTTTGGAGGGAAAATTTAGGGGAGAAGTTAtagaattataatttagtataataatttagtatgatgatcactttatatattaatattttatttatgttaaattttatttttatctaaaatattaatttaaattatataaattaattttaatattaattagttgattaaagGTGAATAAAAGCACGAGAGATATCAAATagataaagtaaaaaaatatttacatcataaTGGCTTAACCTTTATTTTGAGATGAGACTCAGTTAttctgaaatatatatatatatatatatatatatatatatatatatatatatatatatatatatatatatatatatatatatatatataattttataatgtcTAGTCTTATCACACATTCAACACAACATCATTATTTAAgctacacttactttattctcgtgttaATTTTTAACTTTTGACATTCTGTCACATACAACATCCCAAGTCTCACAGTTGTTCAATAAAATTTCTCCTTCAATTTTAACGGTACTTTTGTGTCACATCAAACTCTTAAGACCCTCCTCGATATCAAACACATccaatttaaattcaatagattagattcccttttattttttcaataatcTAAAAACTAAATTCACAATTATCAATCAAAAAATAAACCTTTTCACTCTCAAACAAGACAATTTTGGAAGTGACAAAGATATTTATATTCCTTGAACCATACCAAAATACACGTTACTTTAAATaatgatatttattatttttactttaaaaaattgaACTTCTATTATTTATATGtctttaatatttcttttttatgatttgaaagtgataatgatatttatgatctttGATGCATGTCAAAATTTATGTtactttaaataataatatttgtcatctatattttatttagagtTATATATGTATTTAGTTatgataaatatttcaaaatttatttttagtctttattaaaaaaaaa
Encoded proteins:
- the LOC131654707 gene encoding uncharacterized protein LOC131654707; its protein translation is METKCDPHRAAKSLKKLGFDDYVINSNNGFAGVGNVRGTIHSFDVSCHNGHKWLFTAIYASPNDVKRRNMWDLLKTIASNINLPWLLAEDFNDIAYASEKKGGAQASSRKCKLFRDKIEDCSLMDLGACGPAYTWRGPIFHGGQIIYERLDRALSNESWRLDFHEATVKVLPRVEFSDHHPLMISLTSNKNARAPSRFRFESAWMVEEKYKERLLGIWKKNEGLKMNLKLVEDDAKYWKCKTLNHMQKTKKEIMARLNGVQKRLYGQSNQRALQRLENKLQYDLARILKQEELMWFQRSRSKWLADGDKNIKYYHLKTITRRRRNKTVMLKTSNGDWT